gcagtcgtgtcagatcctcagtgggtgagaaatcgccgagtgcaggggaggaatgaagctggcggatgtgcagggaggcttcagaaacatccggtgtaggcctcaacacccccaataagaagctcccagtcccacgttccaaggagaacaatcccagcttctgcaacctaaccttggagctaaattccctcatccctggaaccattctggtaaatctcctctgcaccctctcaaggaccttcccatccttcctaaagtgtggtgatcagaactggatgaaccagagttttataaaagttccccttaacttccctgcttttgcactcaatacctctatttatcaaacTCAAGATCCCgtattcttccgaagaagggtcactgacccgaaacgttaactctgcttctctttccacaggtgctgccagacctgctgagtgaatccagcatttcttgtttttgtcccgtattctttgctaactgttctcaatatgtcctgccaccttcaatgatctatacatatgaacccccaggtccctctgtccctgcacactctttagaactgtgccattaagcatatattgcctctctctatcccttctgacaaCCTGGAAATTTTCAGGATGTTACATCTGATAGTATAGATCAGGAATGTCCAGCCTTGATGCATTAGAGGCTACATTCTAAatgttgtcctacatagggggccagaTGTGAGCAACTTTCGGAAAGGTAAAGGTATAAGAAATTTATTTGACTGTTCATCAAtataacaaaaatgtgcatttttgtgaataagttttaaatgaggaaactaatgtattaacttactttcccaacactatgttgaacactgatttagtgagttacctggcatggtttttgcttgcagtagcagacattgtctgcctgcacacttgatgtagcgatgcagagaattccagatagatTCCATTTGTGAGTAGAGATCTTGATCtcgcactctccctgtctcctgctctctctactttatttagagatacagcactgaaccaggccctttggcccaccgagtctgtgccaagcaacaaccacccatcgacaataaccccatattccctaccacctacctgcacttggggcaatttacaatggccaacttacctatcaacctgcaagtctttggctgtgggaggaaaccagagcacccagcgaaaacccacgcggtcacagggagaaattgcaaactccgcacaggcagtacccagaatcgaagccaggacactggagctgtgaggctgcggtgctaaccactgcatctcgctctctctctctctctcccccgcgctctctcccccgttctctctctctctctttcccccccgctctctctctcttccccatccccccgctctctctcgctcgccgcgctcactctcttccgctctctctccctttctctgtctctcccgctctctctctctccccgctctctctctctccccgctctctctctctccccgctctctctctctccccgctctctctctctccccgctctctctctccccgctctctctctctccccgctctctctctctccccgctctctctctctccccgctctctctctctccccgctctctctctctccccgctctctctctccccgctatctctctccccgctctctctctctccccgctctctctctctccccgctctctctctctccccgctctctctctctccccgctctctctctctccccgctctctctctctccccccgctctctctctctctcccgctctctctctctctcccgctctctctctctctcccgctctctctctctcccgctctctctctctccccccccgctctctctctctcccccccccgctctctctctctcccccccccgctctctctctctcccccccccccgctctctctctctcccccccccgctctctctctctccccccccgctctctctctctgcccccccgctctctctctctccccccccgctctctctctctcccccccccgctctctctctctccccccccgctctctctctctacccccccgctctctctctctcccccccccgctctctctctctccccccccgctctctctctctcccccccgctctctctctctccccccccgctctctctctctccccccccgctctctctttctccccccccgctctctctctctccccccccgctctctctctctcccccccgctctctctctccccccccgctctctctctctcccccccgctctctctctctccccccccgctctctctctctccccccccgctctctctctctccccccccgctctctctctctccccccccgctctctctctctccccccccgctctctctctctcccccccgctctctctctctccccccccgctctctctctctccccccccgctctctctctctcccccccgctctctctctctccccccccgctctctctctctcccccccccgctctctctctctcccccccccgctctctctctccccccccgctctctctctcccccgctctctctctcccccgctctctttccccgctcactctctctctctctctcccgctctctctctctctcctgttctctctttccccgccgcccccgctctctctctcttccccccctccccctagcgttttctctctctcaccctcgccGCGCTCCCTCTCTtccgctctctcccgctctctcccgctctctcccgctctctctctctctccctctctctccctctctctctctctcccgctcccccgctctcgctctctctcccgtgcgctctcgctctctctcccgtgcgctctcgctctctctctcactcccccgctctctctccccctcccccgctctctctctccccctcccctgctctctctctcgctccatgtcGGCCGGCCTCTGTCTCCGTGtcggcctctgtctctctgctccgctcccagggcccggtcaccctggcaccctgctcccagggcccggtcacccctgcagcctgctcccagggcctggttaccactgcaccttgctgctgggcctgcacctcctcagacggtgatgaagagcctgaggcccaggctgagtacatacgcaggcagagccagtgcttggCCTGGGTCCTGAGCTCACGGCCGGGATCGCTGCACTGGATATGGAGTTTGGGCGGGAAGCGCCAGCAGAGAAGCAGCTCAGCCCGGGCACCACCATCTTACTAAAGGAGCCAAAATATCAGGTACGGAAGCTTGtctgtcatcttggtaaaggaggacatgTGCAGTGATGTGTCTCCGCCATGTTGGTAAAGGAGCTGTAACCATGGTCAGTCACTGAATGTTTTGGCAGGTCAGATGGATACCATTGGCAGGCTGCATTCTGACCCGTGGGCTGGATGTTCTGGAGTGTCGAACTAGGAGGCGTAGAGTAAAaggtagagccagacctttcaggagtgaagttaggaaacatttctacacacaaaaggtggtagaaatttttaactctcttccacaaacagcagttgatgcgagatcaatgtgaatgttaaatctgacattgatagatctttgttaaccaaaggtattaatggaaatgggacaaagtcgggtatatagagttagatcacagatcaaccatgatctcatttcctggtggaacaggttcgaggggctaaatggccaactcccagaatcatagaaatttacagcacagaaggaggccattcaaccctttgtgcttgtgctggccctttgaaagagcagttgtgcttagtcccacacacccacttggtgtttgtaagcctgtaagttcctcattctcaaatacctgtcaactcccttttaaaatgactgattgaatcaggttcaaccacctttttcaggtggagcgttccagatcctgacaactgtctgttgttacagaaactgctgaactcaaagttgagtccggaaggttgtcaAGTCCTGTTCCTCGAGCTCCCATTCGAACAGGGcttgaggccgaggacagagaggtcagagtgggagtgggacggagaattaaaatgggaagtgactggaaactcaggaacacgcttgcagactgaatggagatgtttctcaaagtgatcaccctatctgtgtttggtcttcccaatgtagaacagatctcattgtgagcagtgaatataatatacaaaattgcaaaaattacaagtaaatcactgtttggtttcatcccacaaaaccctgTGAATATCCCAAAGGGAGCTACTTTATTTGAAGAGTGAAAGTTACAAAGTAAAGCAAACCAATTGCTggaatattaaactccaccccagctagaaagaatattaacacagcagatataaaccccactgtcagaatgaatatggttcagtcctggatgtgattaacagcagcaataattacagaatgcaacagctacagtcacttgtgaactcactggtgtctcagcattttggatatcgattaaattccttcccacagatggagcaggtgaacggcctctcgttatattattataatataatactatctttaatatcatctaataagatattctttcttacagttcagtgggatgtaaacagtgaccccagcaccttcaggagagatggtgcgaaagcccctgtgtgcagagtgagcatcaaatcaatgtgtgtaaatcctctcctaatcccctggaaaaggaggtaataaaagtcatcactgtcagtacaggatagaaattcagaacagacaattcgagatccgatggaacattttattcctctcttgtttccccaaagctgtaaatcgcagtcccacacactctccctcctccctgtgctgaaatccaaacccatgacaccatctgcaccatttctttcctcctctgccagttttctccctccctctactgtggctgggttcagttctccagcccctgtgtgcagagtgagcataaaattaatgagtcaatgattttctctcctggtcactgggaccctgaagcccaGCCCACTCTCTGTGCtggtcccacaaattaccagattcattcagctcaatttcacaacttgtctttgtgtttttgtgggttctctctcactccctttttcctgttgtaacttcatgttacagggtattagaaagggaggatttgcagacgggaaaatcaaacatcacctcaagatttgacagtcactcgattcatcaggatctgaatatcatcggcctttgatcatggaagcaaaaagtgtggagaaaccgtacacgtgttctgtgtgtggacgaggcttcagccgATCAGCTGGCCTGTCGGTACACAAGTGTAGTAACACTGGGGAgaagctgtggaaatgtggggaccgtgagaaaaaattaaattacacgtctgagctggaaactcatcgacacagtcaaactgaggagaggccgttcatctgcactgagtgtgggaagggatttactcagtcatcctccctactcgcacaccaacgagttcacactggggagaggccattcacctgcactgagtgtgggaagggattcactcagttatcaaacctgcagacacaccagcgaattcacactggggagaggccattcacctgcactgagtgtgggaagggatacaTTCATTTATGCGCCCTACtaacacaccaacgagttcacactggggagaggccattcacctgcaatgattgtgggaagggattcattcgttCATCCGCCCTACtgatgcaccagcgagttcacactggggagaggccgttcacctgctccgagtgtgggaagagattctctctgtcagggaacctgctggcacatcaacgaattcacactggggagaggccattcacctgctctgattgtgggaagggattcactgcttcatccaccctgcagatacaccagcgagttcacactggggagaggccattcacctgctccgagtgtgggaagggattcactacttcatgcaAGCTGGTGAAAcacaagcgagttcacactggtgagaggcctttcacctgctctgagtgtgggaagggatttgctgatTCAACTGCTCGGctgacgcaccagcgagttcacactggagagcggccattcacctgctccgtatgtgggaagagatttactcagtcatcccacctggtgtCACATCAGTTCATTCACATTGGGGAGAGGTcattcatctgctccgtgtgtaggaagggattcactcagccatcctatctgctgagacaccagcgagttcacagataattacaggggttggattctgctgttgctgctgttaatcatatccagactgaaccatgttcattctgacagttggggtttctTTCTGATGTCAATTGTTCCTCTTGAACTGAGGGTCTGCCCCACagcatctctcattcatgtgtgaatagaccgtcatgtcttcaaacctcattttcaattGAAATCCACTCAGTcaatgtactgaacaaaagatgaacaataaacagatcacaggccaatcctgtagctctatattgacaggagaaagtctgttctttacctcaagaatgaggctgtttcagctctgtgtgtttctaagcactcgtagactggagctgttggatcgacaggctgttcacaactgttaacatgtcagatagtgaaggaattactcttcaagtaaactcaccaatttataagctcagactccggtccctgctgtaattaatactcagcatccattagtgttgatttacagtcaatcactgaattgtctggttaatctttgttacttgttttgtgaaatactctccctattagtgctgaactgctggataactctgattacatttaaatgtgtttatacatgtttataaagtgtctgtgtgtccagatttaactaagttgtgatttgtaaccaataaatgatgtttcgggtatgacttgtcatctggtatcttggtgatttgtcaagaaagatttaattcactcactcagcagctcgagaggaaccagactgaggtt
This genomic window from Heterodontus francisci isolate sHetFra1 chromosome 34, sHetFra1.hap1, whole genome shotgun sequence contains:
- the LOC137348832 gene encoding gastrula zinc finger protein XlCGF57.1-like, producing MEAKSVEKPYTCSVCGRGFSRSAGLSICTECGKGFTQSSSLLAHQRVHTGERPFTCTECGKGFTQLSNLQTHQRIHTGERPFTCTECGKGYIHLCALLTHQRVHTGERPFTCNDCGKGFIRSSALLMHQRVHTGERPFTCSECGKRFSLSGNLLAHQRIHTGERPFTCSDCGKGFTASSTLQIHQRVHTGERPFTCSECGKGFTTSCKLVKHKRVHTGERPFTCSECGKGFADSTARLTHQRVHTGERPFTCSVCGKRFTQSSHLVSHQFIHIGERSFICSVCRKGFTQPSYLLRHQRVHR